One genomic window of Candidatus Kuenenia stuttgartiensis includes the following:
- a CDS encoding B12-binding domain-containing radical SAM protein, translating to MSLYTMGDKNACHRTKKIMLVFPPDWFPSEPYLSLPSLTAVLRSAGHLVVQKDVNLEMYDWFFSSNGLQLIFEKAPKQLERLKNKSALLGLDDNDRSIKQALTGCTKARIKELSQHAEEAKKIVTSPDFFDVKKLEWAINIFHEVTSFISLVYAPAIIRLPPMETTLPYNTFISSELLKAIKDAQVNVYRDVYKQILQPSIHAENPDIIGISIVLKQQLISSLTFCSLIKEDFPHIHITIGGNTITRLRDILPEKPDLFAVFDSAIVFEGETALLKLVETLGTTRNLATVPNVIFRDASGIHTSPLIMAEDVTRLLVPDFDGLPLEKYFVPELILPYVATRGCYWGRCKFCDHGEGYTAGYRAKKISQIINDIHYLQNKYHTHNFHFPDESYPPALFKKLSYALIKNNMNIAWMTHLRFENSLTNEEIWETAANAGCKYLHLGFESGSERILKRMDKSTTTNIMRKMLKISSNAGIWNHVMGFFGFPGESYEDAQQTIQFLEENKEFVHSIGFGTFDLCKYAPVTKENNTFGVTYYKNPEWDLALNYYYTVDEGLGIEDSEKLLEAFEKNHYEGWDLRIFIREYVFLYVAHYGTNRLYSLLCNSQNRNIPDFL from the coding sequence ATGTCATTATATACCATGGGCGATAAAAATGCCTGTCATCGCACAAAGAAAATAATGTTGGTGTTTCCACCGGATTGGTTTCCTTCTGAACCATATTTAAGCCTTCCCTCTCTTACTGCTGTCTTGCGGTCTGCAGGCCATCTTGTCGTTCAAAAAGATGTAAATCTTGAGATGTATGATTGGTTTTTCAGCAGTAACGGTCTTCAACTTATTTTTGAAAAGGCGCCGAAACAATTAGAAAGATTGAAAAATAAATCGGCGCTGTTAGGATTGGATGATAATGACAGATCAATTAAACAGGCATTAACCGGTTGTACAAAAGCCCGTATTAAAGAATTGTCGCAACATGCTGAAGAAGCAAAAAAGATCGTAACTTCCCCGGATTTTTTTGATGTAAAAAAACTTGAATGGGCTATCAATATTTTCCACGAAGTAACTTCCTTCATCTCACTTGTATACGCCCCTGCAATTATTCGCCTGCCACCAATGGAAACAACACTGCCCTATAACACTTTTATATCCTCAGAGCTTCTGAAAGCAATAAAAGATGCTCAGGTAAACGTTTACAGGGATGTTTATAAGCAGATTTTGCAACCGTCTATACACGCAGAAAATCCGGACATTATTGGAATTTCAATCGTTCTCAAGCAACAGCTTATATCTTCATTGACTTTTTGTTCACTTATCAAAGAAGATTTTCCACATATTCACATCACCATCGGCGGAAATACGATAACGCGGCTTCGTGACATATTGCCGGAAAAGCCTGATCTGTTTGCTGTTTTCGATAGTGCCATAGTCTTTGAAGGAGAAACCGCGTTGCTTAAGCTTGTTGAGACACTCGGTACTACACGAAATCTTGCAACCGTTCCAAACGTAATATTCAGAGATGCGTCAGGCATACATACTTCTCCATTAATAATGGCAGAAGATGTAACAAGACTGCTTGTTCCTGATTTCGATGGTTTGCCATTAGAAAAATATTTTGTCCCAGAATTAATCCTCCCTTACGTTGCCACAAGGGGCTGTTATTGGGGGCGTTGTAAATTCTGTGATCATGGAGAGGGGTATACCGCCGGCTACAGGGCAAAAAAGATCAGCCAGATTATTAATGATATCCATTATCTTCAAAACAAGTATCACACGCATAATTTTCACTTTCCCGACGAATCATACCCTCCGGCTTTATTTAAAAAACTCTCTTATGCATTGATAAAAAACAACATGAACATTGCATGGATGACCCATTTAAGATTTGAAAATAGTTTAACAAATGAAGAAATCTGGGAAACTGCTGCAAATGCCGGTTGCAAGTATTTGCATTTAGGCTTTGAGTCAGGAAGTGAACGGATATTAAAACGAATGGATAAGTCAACAACTACAAATATTATGCGCAAAATGCTTAAAATCTCTTCTAATGCCGGCATATGGAATCATGTAATGGGCTTTTTCGGTTTTCCGGGAGAGTCCTATGAAGACGCACAACAAACAATACAATTTTTGGAGGAAAATAAAGAATTTGTACATTCGATAGGATTCGGCACATTTGATCTCTGCAAGTATGCGCCAGTAACCAAAGAAAATAATACCTTTGGCGTTACCTACTATAAGAATCCTGAATGGGATCTTGCGTTAAATTATTATTACACGGTTGACGAAGGACTTGGTATTGAAGATTCAGAAAAATTACTAGAAGCATTTGAAAAGAATCATTATGAGGGATGGGATTTAAGGATATTTATCAGAGAATATGTGTTTTTATATGTGGCGCATTACGGGACAAACAGGCTTTATTCATTGCTTTGCAATTCTCAAAACAGGAACATTCCCGATTTTTTGTAA
- the hpt gene encoding hypoxanthine phosphoribosyltransferase, translating to MEKDVARVVISEKQIKEKLVELSNTLINTYQNKEWTIIAILNGSLVFLADLIRHIPFSIRLDTIDASSYGDSTISKGEVNIIHNFKIDIEGKHVLVIDDIVDTGNTLKKVLADIKKYAPASLKSCVLLSRSGRRQNKIKPDYCCFNVGDDFVVGYGLDYNNKYRNLPYIAVLKDECYRRNGCP from the coding sequence GTGGAAAAGGATGTTGCACGGGTCGTAATCAGCGAGAAACAAATTAAGGAGAAATTAGTCGAATTATCAAATACTTTGATTAATACTTATCAAAATAAAGAATGGACGATTATTGCAATACTTAACGGAAGTCTCGTATTTCTTGCAGATTTGATTCGCCATATTCCTTTTTCAATAAGATTGGACACCATAGACGCCTCAAGTTATGGTGATTCGACTATATCGAAAGGGGAGGTCAATATTATACATAATTTTAAAATTGATATTGAAGGCAAACATGTTTTAGTAATAGATGACATTGTTGATACGGGAAATACGTTGAAAAAAGTTTTAGCAGATATTAAAAAATATGCCCCTGCTTCCTTGAAAAGCTGTGTGCTTTTAAGCCGTAGCGGAAGACGTCAAAATAAAATTAAACCTGATTATTGTTGTTTTAATGTGGGAGATGATTTCGTTGTTGGTTATGGCCTCGATTATAATAACAAATATAGAAATTTACCCTATATAGCAGTACTCAAAGACGAGTGCTATCGCAGAAACGGATGTCCTTAG
- a CDS encoding tetratricopeptide repeat protein, with translation MFIRKLSYLSLLFCILIIGCGNKADSFNKKGLSFFEQKKYDEAIDAFKKALEINKNHYDAHYGLGVAYYTKGMIDESLTELKRAIELNPEEPKVRYNIAFAYMAKQMTMEAIQEYKTAIDLFSSKKDVKKEAEAHLYLSVAYSLMENHDEALLACKKAIALNPELEDGHYFLGVCYYKNNMYDEAIAALKKTIMLNPKAEKAHSVLHVIYDKLGMVEEATSERFILQQFTQERRNRD, from the coding sequence ATGTTTATACGTAAATTATCATACCTATCATTACTCTTTTGTATTTTAATTATCGGTTGCGGCAATAAAGCTGACTCGTTTAATAAAAAAGGGCTTTCTTTTTTTGAACAAAAAAAATACGATGAAGCAATTGACGCATTTAAAAAGGCATTGGAAATAAATAAGAATCACTATGATGCCCATTATGGTTTAGGCGTAGCCTATTACACAAAAGGGATGATAGACGAGTCGCTAACAGAACTAAAACGCGCTATTGAACTTAATCCTGAAGAGCCAAAGGTCCGCTATAACATTGCGTTTGCATATATGGCAAAGCAAATGACCATGGAGGCGATACAAGAATATAAAACGGCTATTGATTTATTTTCCTCTAAAAAAGACGTCAAAAAAGAAGCGGAGGCACACCTTTACTTATCGGTTGCCTATAGTCTGATGGAAAATCATGATGAAGCTCTTTTGGCATGTAAAAAAGCAATAGCGCTTAATCCGGAACTGGAAGACGGACACTATTTCCTGGGCGTCTGCTATTACAAAAATAATATGTATGATGAAGCAATTGCTGCGTTAAAAAAAACAATAATGCTGAATCCGAAAGCAGAAAAAGCACATAGTGTTCTGCATGTAATTTATGATAAACTTGGAATGGTTGAAGAGGCAACAAGTGAAAGGTTTATTTTACAACAGTTTACTCAGGAAAGAAGGAATCGAGATTAA
- the dnaA gene encoding chromosomal replication initiator protein DnaA — protein MEPCSKIWDDILENVREKLGPLRFNLWFKNTRLESIGDAYASIAVPNVFTQMWLQENFSGLLKEDIGRFLKRSDLDVRFILDNKQEKEIVLPEKPDVVDEKGAYTGRKALGLNKGLLLEDFVIGPNNRLAYTAALEMIKEEYPPFNPLFIHGNVGVGKTHLLVGIWNRVRKEQTVNAVYMSAEKWTNEFIYALQKGKMESFRQRYRNVDVFLIDDVHFLSNKQGVQEEFLHTFNALYDSSKRIIFASDAHPKQISQLKENLASRFMSGMVARIERPEYATRLLILRTKASKYDVYFPEEALEYIAEKFDDSVREVESALVTLTAHARFNDRKIDIAFVKDVLKEFFYGDDKVVKVEEIEGAVLRHFNISRSDLHSSRKAKTVSFPRQICMYLIKNQLDWSYQQIGNYFGNKKHTTVIFAIKKINEELKKDDQFKSFLDILMEKIKKSRK, from the coding sequence ATGGAACCTTGTTCAAAAATATGGGATGATATTCTTGAGAATGTCAGAGAGAAATTAGGCCCATTACGATTCAATCTGTGGTTCAAAAATACCCGTCTTGAGTCAATAGGTGATGCTTACGCAAGCATTGCCGTTCCTAACGTATTTACCCAGATGTGGCTGCAGGAGAATTTTTCCGGTTTGTTGAAAGAGGACATAGGGCGGTTTCTGAAGAGGAGCGACCTTGATGTACGGTTTATACTGGACAACAAGCAGGAGAAAGAGATCGTATTGCCGGAAAAGCCTGATGTTGTTGATGAGAAGGGTGCGTATACGGGGAGGAAAGCACTGGGGTTAAACAAGGGTTTGTTGCTGGAGGATTTTGTGATAGGCCCCAATAACCGGCTTGCATATACGGCGGCCCTTGAAATGATAAAGGAGGAGTATCCGCCCTTTAATCCCCTTTTTATTCATGGGAATGTAGGGGTGGGGAAGACACATCTGCTTGTGGGGATATGGAATCGGGTCAGGAAAGAGCAGACGGTGAATGCGGTGTATATGTCTGCGGAGAAGTGGACGAATGAGTTTATCTATGCATTGCAGAAAGGGAAGATGGAGTCATTTAGGCAGAGATACAGGAATGTGGACGTATTTCTGATAGATGACGTTCATTTTTTATCCAACAAGCAGGGAGTGCAGGAGGAGTTTTTGCATACGTTTAATGCGTTGTATGATTCGTCAAAGAGGATAATATTTGCGAGCGATGCCCATCCGAAGCAGATAAGCCAGTTGAAGGAGAATTTGGCGAGCCGGTTTATGTCGGGTATGGTGGCGCGCATAGAGAGGCCGGAGTATGCGACGAGGTTGTTGATATTAAGGACGAAGGCATCGAAGTACGATGTGTATTTTCCGGAGGAGGCGCTGGAGTATATTGCGGAGAAGTTTGATGATAGTGTAAGAGAGGTGGAGAGCGCCTTGGTGACGTTGACGGCGCATGCCAGGTTTAATGACAGAAAGATAGACATTGCGTTTGTCAAAGATGTGTTGAAGGAGTTCTTTTACGGCGACGACAAGGTAGTAAAGGTGGAGGAGATAGAGGGTGCGGTGTTGCGGCATTTTAACATAAGCCGCAGTGACCTTCATTCGAGCCGGAAGGCGAAGACGGTATCGTTTCCGCGTCAGATATGCATGTATTTAATAAAAAATCAGTTGGATTGGTCGTATCAGCAAATAGGGAATTATTTTGGCAACAAGAAACATACGACAGTGATATTTGCGATAAAAAAAATAAACGAAGAATTGAAAAAAGATGACCAGTTTAAATCGTTCCTCGATATACTTATGGAAAAAATTAAAAAAAGTCGTAAATAG
- a CDS encoding M24 family metallopeptidase: MSLGEIKKKLEEDGVDGFLVTNEINIRYITNFKGSDSALLITPGSDYLFTDSRYIEQAHQDNPEIKIVERKISLTNSICGKIKQLKIKKLLVESLYISVDQFNEIKQRINNICMLTVKGIVENYRKQKTKDELEKIQKAIGIAEKAYTNVQSKIKYGITEKDIADILEYELRKQGAEKSSFDIICAVGKHASKPHARPSTTMIQRGDTVLIDWGARFQDYNSDLTRLKTMDRISPKFRRIYQIVLDAQYLAIGSIRPGVIAKKIDAVARGYIEKKGFGKYFGHGLGHGVGLEVHEAPFINRKSNEILKEGMVFTVEPGIYIPQWGGVRIEDLVLVTSTGCEVLSKLPKKLSDIDE; this comes from the coding sequence ATGAGTTTAGGCGAGATAAAGAAAAAATTAGAAGAAGACGGCGTGGATGGGTTTTTAGTCACGAATGAGATAAATATCAGATACATTACGAATTTTAAAGGTTCTGATAGTGCTCTTTTAATAACACCGGGAAGCGACTATTTATTCACTGATTCCAGGTATATAGAACAAGCACACCAGGATAATCCGGAAATAAAAATAGTAGAAAGAAAGATATCATTGACAAATTCGATATGTGGAAAGATTAAACAACTTAAAATAAAAAAACTTCTCGTCGAGTCTTTATATATTTCAGTAGACCAGTTTAATGAGATTAAACAAAGAATAAATAACATTTGTATGCTTACGGTAAAAGGAATAGTAGAGAATTATAGAAAGCAGAAAACAAAGGATGAATTAGAAAAAATACAGAAGGCTATAGGGATAGCGGAAAAAGCATATACAAATGTTCAAAGCAAAATAAAATATGGCATTACTGAAAAAGATATAGCGGATATTTTAGAATATGAATTGAGGAAACAGGGCGCGGAAAAAAGTTCATTTGATATCATATGTGCCGTTGGTAAACATGCATCAAAGCCGCACGCACGCCCTTCAACAACCATGATTCAAAGAGGGGATACCGTTTTAATTGATTGGGGAGCAAGATTTCAGGATTATAATTCTGACTTGACAAGACTTAAGACCATGGATAGAATATCCCCGAAATTCCGAAGGATATATCAAATAGTGCTTGATGCACAATACCTTGCAATTGGAAGCATAAGGCCTGGCGTAATAGCAAAGAAAATAGATGCCGTTGCAAGGGGTTATATTGAGAAAAAAGGATTTGGAAAGTATTTTGGTCACGGTTTGGGTCACGGAGTAGGGCTAGAAGTTCATGAAGCGCCATTTATTAATAGGAAAAGCAATGAAATATTAAAAGAAGGCATGGTTTTTACTGTAGAGCCAGGCATCTATATTCCCCAATGGGGAGGTGTTAGAATAGAAGATTTGGTATTGGTTACCTCGACGGGATGTGAGGTGTTGAGTAAACTGCCTAAAAAGTTATCGGATATTGACGAATGA
- the accB gene encoding acetyl-CoA carboxylase biotin carboxyl carrier protein, protein MDIIEKVKQLIKIMDESELSELEIQEEATKIKIKKGISGYSQTISHQTIPPLYPAQAQQIEQPFAISRENESSSEIYSPMVGTFYRSTAPGESPCVGIGDFVNEETVVCIIEAMKIMNEVKAEMVGEIIEIYVQDGEAVEYGQPLFRVRQTKKATI, encoded by the coding sequence ATGGACATTATAGAGAAAGTAAAGCAATTGATAAAAATTATGGATGAGAGCGAGTTGTCTGAGCTCGAAATTCAAGAGGAAGCGACAAAAATAAAAATAAAAAAGGGGATCTCCGGGTATTCACAAACTATTTCTCACCAGACAATTCCACCATTATATCCGGCGCAAGCCCAACAGATAGAACAGCCATTCGCAATTTCCCGGGAAAATGAAAGCTCTTCTGAGATTTATTCGCCCATGGTGGGAACATTTTACCGTTCTACTGCTCCAGGCGAGAGTCCTTGTGTTGGAATTGGTGATTTCGTAAATGAAGAAACCGTTGTTTGTATCATAGAAGCAATGAAAATTATGAATGAAGTAAAAGCGGAAATGGTAGGTGAAATTATTGAAATATATGTACAAGATGGGGAGGCCGTTGAGTATGGGCAACCGCTCTTTCGCGTCCGACAGACAAAGAAAGCGACGATATAA
- the accC gene encoding acetyl-CoA carboxylase biotin carboxylase subunit, with translation MFSRIMVANRGEIALRIIRACREMGIETVAVCSKSDANATYLKLADIVVCIGPADAEGSYLNIPSIISAAEITDIEAIHPGYGFLSEVSHFAEVCESSNIVFIGPKSDALRKLGNKTEARKIAIENKVPVVPGSLSVIKSQQEALSVAHEIGFPVIIKASLGGGGRGMRVAHNDISLINSLTIAQREAKAAFKDSSIYIEKYIEDARHIEVQIVGDNYGNIIHLGERDCTMQRRHQKLIEESPAPYITDRAREDICKAAIKMAKSINYTNAGTVEFLLDKENNYYFIEVNTRLQVEHPVTEMVTGIDLVKLQIKIASGERLNIKQKKIRSQGVAIECRINAEDPYNDFRPQPGKITNYHPPGGRGVRVDSHIHSGYEIPPYYDSLIAKLIVHQNTREEAIACMRRALSEYVIEGVKTTIPLQLDLITHPQFANGNINTNFVDNLMAKT, from the coding sequence ATGTTTTCCCGGATAATGGTTGCAAATAGAGGTGAAATTGCTTTGAGAATCATTAGGGCATGCCGCGAAATGGGGATAGAGACTGTCGCTGTTTGCTCAAAATCGGATGCAAATGCCACTTATTTAAAGCTAGCCGATATCGTAGTGTGTATTGGACCTGCTGATGCGGAAGGTAGTTATTTAAATATTCCGAGCATCATCAGCGCTGCAGAGATCACGGATATAGAAGCAATCCATCCTGGGTATGGTTTTTTATCGGAAGTGAGTCATTTTGCGGAAGTTTGTGAATCGTCAAATATCGTATTTATTGGCCCGAAATCTGATGCATTGAGGAAGCTTGGCAATAAGACTGAAGCAAGGAAAATTGCAATAGAAAACAAGGTCCCTGTTGTTCCCGGAAGTTTGTCTGTAATAAAAAGTCAGCAGGAAGCGTTAAGCGTTGCACATGAAATAGGTTTTCCCGTAATCATTAAAGCTTCTTTAGGGGGCGGTGGACGGGGAATGCGGGTAGCTCATAATGATATAAGCCTCATTAATTCATTGACTATTGCCCAAAGAGAGGCTAAGGCTGCATTCAAGGATTCGTCTATTTATATAGAAAAATATATTGAAGATGCACGTCACATTGAGGTGCAAATAGTTGGAGATAATTACGGGAATATTATACATTTGGGCGAAAGGGACTGCACCATGCAGCGAAGACACCAAAAACTAATCGAAGAGTCCCCTGCACCATACATTACCGATCGGGCGCGGGAAGATATTTGTAAGGCTGCCATAAAAATGGCAAAATCCATTAATTATACAAATGCCGGAACTGTTGAATTTTTATTAGATAAGGAAAATAATTATTATTTCATAGAGGTGAATACACGTTTGCAGGTAGAACATCCGGTTACGGAAATGGTGACGGGAATAGATTTAGTGAAATTACAAATAAAGATTGCCAGTGGAGAGAGATTAAATATTAAACAGAAAAAAATTCGCAGTCAGGGGGTTGCTATAGAATGCAGGATCAATGCAGAAGATCCTTATAATGATTTTCGGCCGCAACCGGGGAAGATCACAAATTATCATCCTCCAGGAGGGAGAGGGGTTAGGGTGGATTCTCACATTCACTCCGGCTATGAAATCCCGCCGTACTATGATTCATTAATCGCTAAGTTGATTGTACATCAAAACACACGTGAGGAAGCAATTGCCTGTATGCGTAGGGCATTGAGTGAATACGTTATCGAAGGAGTGAAAACTACCATTCCGTTACAATTGGATTTAATAACACATCCTCAATTTGCAAATGGGAATATAAATACAAATTTTGTCGATAATCTTATGGCAAAAACTTAA
- a CDS encoding multiheme c-type cytochrome, which produces MLRGRVYKSLFGGLVISFCSISFAVSAKAAEPKFVSNAGCKCHMSKGCYEGEEYKERLHSNTWEKRLQGTADEDNPECLKCHATAVGAKIKKKFGDKKYLPNVQCEACHGAGEEYEKVKKNYQGKGKDAFKELLKKDPLLARKAQYDAGLIVAGINGPATVKEQCLQCHWESADAKNKCPKTDKVMDYKEYFKKDDHRDEDDIDLVIKKLSDADKKKWADILPKDDMLYLPYKKKH; this is translated from the coding sequence ATGTTAAGAGGAAGAGTTTACAAGTCATTATTTGGTGGTTTGGTAATTTCATTTTGTTCTATTTCATTTGCAGTATCTGCGAAAGCAGCTGAGCCTAAATTTGTTAGTAATGCCGGCTGTAAGTGTCACATGTCTAAGGGATGTTATGAAGGGGAAGAATACAAAGAGAGATTGCATTCAAATACTTGGGAAAAAAGGTTGCAGGGGACAGCGGACGAAGATAATCCTGAATGTTTGAAGTGTCATGCAACGGCTGTGGGAGCGAAAATTAAGAAAAAATTTGGGGATAAAAAATATTTGCCAAATGTGCAGTGTGAGGCGTGCCACGGTGCCGGAGAAGAATATGAAAAGGTGAAGAAAAACTATCAGGGAAAGGGAAAGGACGCCTTTAAAGAATTGTTAAAGAAAGACCCTCTTCTTGCAAGAAAAGCACAATATGACGCCGGCTTGATTGTTGCGGGCATAAATGGACCTGCTACGGTGAAAGAACAATGTCTGCAATGCCACTGGGAGAGCGCTGATGCTAAGAACAAGTGTCCTAAAACAGATAAAGTGATGGATTATAAAGAATATTTTAAGAAGGATGACCACCGCGACGAAGATGATATTGACCTTGTAATTAAGAAGCTCTCTGATGCAGATAAGAAGAAATGGGCGGACATCTTGCCTAAAGACGATATGCTTTATTTGCCCTATAAGAAAAAACATTGA